A region of Corvus cornix cornix isolate S_Up_H32 chromosome 3, ASM73873v5, whole genome shotgun sequence DNA encodes the following proteins:
- the ISM1 gene encoding isthmin-1 isoform X2, which yields MVRLAAELLLLLGLLLLTLHITVLRGGGGEPHAPTGAGNYSQRQNTLSAEDHSPQDSFTLNPEERREYPDLQAAHQPFPKEQFRQENGHTSLQRDGPRSFLLDLPNFPDLSKADINGQNPNIQVTIEVVDGPDTETDKDLQKESSKPSWPAPSPDWRNWWQRSSTLTRMSSGDQDYKYDSTTEDSNFLNPLGGWDSHAPSHRTFESKEQPEYDYVDGEGDWSPWSLCSVTCGSGNQKRTRSCGYACTATESRTCDRPNCPGIEDTFRTAATEVSLLAGSEDFNATKLFEVDTDSCERWMSCKSEFLKKYMHKVVNDLPSCPCSYPREVAYSTAEIYDRLKRKNFRWKDASGPKEKLEIYKPTARYCIRSMLSLESTTLAAQHCCYDDNMQLITRGKGAGTPNLISIEFSAELHYKVDILPWIICKGDWSRYNEARPPNNGQKCTENPSDEDYYKQFQEAREY from the exons aACACACTGAGTGCAGAGGACCATTCTCCTCAAGACAGTTTCACCCTGAACCCTGAGGAGCGACGAGAATACCCTGATCTCCAGGCTGCCCACCAGCCATTCCCTAAGGAGCAATTCAGGCAGGAGAATGGGCATACATCCTTGCAAAGAGATGGACCCAGATCTTTTCTCCTGGATCTCCCAAACTTCCCCGACCTGTCAAAAGCGGATATCAATGGGCAGAATCCCAACATTCAG GTTACCATTGAAGTGGTGGATGGCCCCGACACGGAGACAGACAAGGATCTGCAGAAGGAGAGCAGCAAGCCCAGCTGGCCAGCCCCATCGCCTGACTGGAGGAACTGGTGGCAGAGGTCCTCCACCTTGACTCGCATGAGCAGCGGGGACCAGGACTACAAGTACGACAGCACTACTGAGGACAGCAACTTCCTAAACCCTCTCGGTGGGTGGGATAGTCATGCACCCAGTCACCGGACATTTGAGTCCAAGGAGCAGCCAGAGTATG ATTACGTTGATGGCGAGGGCGACTGGAGCCCGTGGTCCCTGTGCAGCGTCACCTGTGGGAGTGGCAATCAGAAGCGCACGAGGTCCTGCGGGTACGCCTGCACGGCCACCGAGTCCCGCACCTGCGACAGGCCCAACTGCCCAG GGATCGAAGATACCTTCCGGACAGCTGCCACAGAAGTGAGTTTACTTGCAGGGAGTGAAGACTTCAACGCAACCAAACTGTTTGAAGTTG ATACTGATAGCTGTGAGAGATGGATGAGCTGCAAGAGCGAGTTCCTGAAGAAATACATGCACAAAGTGGTCAACGATCTTCCCAGCTGCCCGTGCTCCTACCCCAGAGAAGTTGCGTACAGCACCGCTGAGATCTACGATCGACTTAAGAGGAAGAACTTCCGCTGGAAAGATGCGAGTGGTCCCAAGGAAAAACTGGAGATCTACAAGCCCACGGCACGATACTGCATCCGCTCCATGCTGTCTTTGGAAAGCACAACGCTTGCAGCGCAGCACTGCTGCTACGATGATAACATGCAGCTGATCACCAGGGGCAAAGGGGCAGGGACGCCGAACCTGATCAGCATCGAATTCTCAGCAGAACTCCACTACAAAGTGGACATTCTGCCTTGGATCATATGCAAAGGTGACTGGAGCCGCTACAATGAAGCCCGGCCTCCCAACAATGGACAGAAGTGTACAGAAAACCCATCAGACGAAGACTACTACAAGCAGTTTCAAGAAGCAAGGGAATACTGA
- the ISM1 gene encoding isthmin-1 isoform X1, producing MVRLAAELLLLLGLLLLTLHITVLRGGGGEPHAPTGAGNYSQRQNTLSAEDHSPQDSFTLNPEERREYPDLQAAHQPFPKEQFRQENGHTSLQRDGPRSFLLDLPNFPDLSKADINGQNPNIQVTIEVVDGPDTETDKDLQKESSKPSWPAPSPDWRNWWQRSSTLTRMSSGDQDYKYDSTTEDSNFLNPLGGWDSHAPSHRTFESKEQPEYDYVDGEGDWSPWSLCSVTCGSGNQKRTRSCGYACTATESRTCDRPNCPGIEDTFRTAATEVSLLAGSEDFNATKLFEVVSISCPETDTDSCERWMSCKSEFLKKYMHKVVNDLPSCPCSYPREVAYSTAEIYDRLKRKNFRWKDASGPKEKLEIYKPTARYCIRSMLSLESTTLAAQHCCYDDNMQLITRGKGAGTPNLISIEFSAELHYKVDILPWIICKGDWSRYNEARPPNNGQKCTENPSDEDYYKQFQEAREY from the exons aACACACTGAGTGCAGAGGACCATTCTCCTCAAGACAGTTTCACCCTGAACCCTGAGGAGCGACGAGAATACCCTGATCTCCAGGCTGCCCACCAGCCATTCCCTAAGGAGCAATTCAGGCAGGAGAATGGGCATACATCCTTGCAAAGAGATGGACCCAGATCTTTTCTCCTGGATCTCCCAAACTTCCCCGACCTGTCAAAAGCGGATATCAATGGGCAGAATCCCAACATTCAG GTTACCATTGAAGTGGTGGATGGCCCCGACACGGAGACAGACAAGGATCTGCAGAAGGAGAGCAGCAAGCCCAGCTGGCCAGCCCCATCGCCTGACTGGAGGAACTGGTGGCAGAGGTCCTCCACCTTGACTCGCATGAGCAGCGGGGACCAGGACTACAAGTACGACAGCACTACTGAGGACAGCAACTTCCTAAACCCTCTCGGTGGGTGGGATAGTCATGCACCCAGTCACCGGACATTTGAGTCCAAGGAGCAGCCAGAGTATG ATTACGTTGATGGCGAGGGCGACTGGAGCCCGTGGTCCCTGTGCAGCGTCACCTGTGGGAGTGGCAATCAGAAGCGCACGAGGTCCTGCGGGTACGCCTGCACGGCCACCGAGTCCCGCACCTGCGACAGGCCCAACTGCCCAG GGATCGAAGATACCTTCCGGACAGCTGCCACAGAAGTGAGTTTACTTGCAGGGAGTGAAGACTTCAACGCAACCAAACTGTTTGAAGTTG TTTCCATTTCCTGCCCTGAAACAGATACTGATAGCTGTGAGAGATGGATGAGCTGCAAGAGCGAGTTCCTGAAGAAATACATGCACAAAGTGGTCAACGATCTTCCCAGCTGCCCGTGCTCCTACCCCAGAGAAGTTGCGTACAGCACCGCTGAGATCTACGATCGACTTAAGAGGAAGAACTTCCGCTGGAAAGATGCGAGTGGTCCCAAGGAAAAACTGGAGATCTACAAGCCCACGGCACGATACTGCATCCGCTCCATGCTGTCTTTGGAAAGCACAACGCTTGCAGCGCAGCACTGCTGCTACGATGATAACATGCAGCTGATCACCAGGGGCAAAGGGGCAGGGACGCCGAACCTGATCAGCATCGAATTCTCAGCAGAACTCCACTACAAAGTGGACATTCTGCCTTGGATCATATGCAAAGGTGACTGGAGCCGCTACAATGAAGCCCGGCCTCCCAACAATGGACAGAAGTGTACAGAAAACCCATCAGACGAAGACTACTACAAGCAGTTTCAAGAAGCAAGGGAATACTGA